The segment CGTGGTCACCTTCTTCACCGCCGGTCCCGGGGCCACCACCCTTCCCCTTTACATCTATTCCAGTGTGAAGCTAGGGGTGAGCCCCAAGGTGCACGCCCTTTCCACCCTGATCATCGGCCTTAGCGCCCTCTTCCTGGCCTTGGGGTATGCTTTAACCCGGAGGAGGGTATGAAGCGTTGGGGCATTCTGCTTTTGGTTCTGGCCCTGGTGGTCGTGGGGTTCCTCCTTTTGCGGCCGAGGCCGGCTTCCCAGGCCGGCGGGACCCTCTACTTCCTCAACTGGGCGGACTACATTCCCGAGGAGCTCCTAAAGAAGTTTGAGGCGCAAACCGGGGCTAAAGTGGTCCTGGACACCTTCGAGTCCCCCGAGGCCATGCTGGCCAAGCTGAAGGCGGGGGCGGACCGGGAGTTCTCCCTGGTGGTAGCCCCCGACTACTACGTGCTCCAGATGGCCCGGGAGGGGCTCCTTGCTTCCCTGGAGAAGGGAAGACTTAAGAACCTGGCCAACCTGGATCCCTTCTTCCTGAACCCCCCCTATGACCCTGGCCTCCAGTACTCCGTTCCCTACCTCTGGGGCACCACGGGCCTGGCCTACCGGGGGGATTTGGTGAAGGGTCCGGTGGATTCCTTCGCCGTCTTCTTTGACCCTGCCAGGCAGGTGGGGCCCTTCCTCCTTCTGGACGAGATGCGGGAGACCATCGGGGCGGCCTTGAAGTACCTGGGCTACTCGGTGAACACCACGGATCCTAAGGCCCTGGAGAAGGCCAAGGAACTTCTCCTCGAGGCCAAGGGCCGCTCCGTGGGCTTCGCCGGGGGTGTGGAGGCCTTGAACCGCATCCTGGCGGGGGATGCCGCCCTCACCCTGGCCTACTCCGGGGATGTGCTCCAGGCCAGACGGGAGGATGAGAGGCTTCACTATGTCATTCCCAAGGAAGGCGGCACCCTTTGGACCGACGCCATGGTGGTCTTAAAAAGGGGTCCCGGCCAGGATCTCGCCTACCGCTTCATCGACTTTTTGCTGGAACCGGAAAACGCCGCCGCCTTAGCGGAGTACACCCGCTACGCCACCCCCGTGGCCAAGGCCCTTCCCCTTCTTCCCGAGGAGATGCGCCGGGATCCCACGGTTTTTCCCCCGGAAGAGGTG is part of the Thermus caldilimi genome and harbors:
- a CDS encoding polyamine ABC transporter substrate-binding protein; the protein is MKRWGILLLVLALVVVGFLLLRPRPASQAGGTLYFLNWADYIPEELLKKFEAQTGAKVVLDTFESPEAMLAKLKAGADREFSLVVAPDYYVLQMAREGLLASLEKGRLKNLANLDPFFLNPPYDPGLQYSVPYLWGTTGLAYRGDLVKGPVDSFAVFFDPARQVGPFLLLDEMRETIGAALKYLGYSVNTTDPKALEKAKELLLEAKGRSVGFAGGVEALNRILAGDAALTLAYSGDVLQARREDERLHYVIPKEGGTLWTDAMVVLKRGPGQDLAYRFIDFLLEPENAAALAEYTRYATPVAKALPLLPEEMRRDPTVFPPEEVRAKLEYLKDLGPDIALYDRVWTEVKAR